One genomic window of Leptospira johnsonii includes the following:
- a CDS encoding DUF1564 family protein, producing the protein MEKLKPTFHRSFSQNISLGNIIRKKRKVSTLLIPPHLAKYVRKHGINCLLRKALTSQQRNFYSNKRFNAESTYTKYQSILGRSKENRYIKFNFRPKPEDWTQLRSLAVSHGVSMCYLFVLLLEEYKSKGFSDTEKVIWQVKAAIHANFDSKIFFRELWILEYKIAKSNFRVKRKDGHRPKIA; encoded by the coding sequence ATGGAAAAATTAAAACCCACTTTTCACCGCTCCTTTTCCCAAAACATATCTTTAGGAAATATAATTAGAAAAAAACGCAAAGTCTCTACTCTTCTAATTCCCCCGCACTTGGCAAAATACGTTCGTAAACATGGAATCAACTGTTTGCTAAGAAAAGCTCTCACAAGCCAACAAAGAAATTTTTATTCGAATAAACGTTTTAATGCTGAATCCACTTATACAAAATACCAAAGCATTCTGGGAAGATCAAAAGAAAATAGATATATAAAATTCAACTTTAGGCCAAAGCCAGAAGATTGGACTCAACTTAGAAGTCTCGCCGTTAGTCACGGAGTTTCAATGTGCTATTTATTTGTGCTACTTTTGGAAGAGTATAAATCCAAAGGATTCTCGGACACAGAAAAAGTAATTTGGCAAGTAAAGGCTGCGATACATGCGAACTTCGATTCAAAGATATTCTTCCGAGAGCTATGGATCTTAGAATATAAAATAGCGAAATCAAATTTTAGAGTAAAAAGAAAAGATGGTCACCGACCAAAAATTGCGTAA